A genomic segment from Aridibaculum aurantiacum encodes:
- the mtgA gene encoding monofunctional biosynthetic peptidoglycan transglycosylase — protein MTVKDLFGKLFRRVFRILLWAFLLSNIYLVICKWIMPPVTLTQLGSLFGGYGLKRDYVSYSEISPAPKLAAMASEDQLFADHGGFDWRSLEKSMQAKPGKSKKVRGAGASTISQQVAKNVFLWQGSGIGRYIRKVPELYYTKMIEWIWGKERILEVYLNIAEMGPGIFGIEAASQAYFKKPAIHMSRQEAAMVIACLPSPKRYTVVPMSRWVSWRYPRVLQQMRNIEVDPDVQKLVHSGKAAKK, from the coding sequence ATGACGGTAAAAGATCTATTCGGTAAACTATTTCGGCGGGTATTCAGGATACTGCTTTGGGCCTTCCTGTTATCTAATATCTACCTAGTCATTTGCAAATGGATAATGCCTCCTGTAACGCTTACACAACTCGGCAGCCTGTTTGGAGGCTATGGCCTCAAGCGCGATTATGTTTCCTACAGTGAAATTTCACCGGCACCAAAGCTTGCCGCTATGGCCAGCGAAGACCAACTATTTGCTGATCATGGTGGCTTCGACTGGAGGTCGCTGGAGAAAAGCATGCAGGCAAAGCCGGGAAAAAGCAAAAAGGTGCGTGGTGCCGGTGCCAGTACTATCAGCCAGCAGGTTGCAAAAAATGTTTTCTTATGGCAAGGCAGCGGTATAGGCAGGTATATACGCAAGGTGCCTGAGCTGTATTATACTAAGATGATAGAATGGATCTGGGGAAAGGAGCGGATACTGGAGGTATATCTAAATATAGCTGAAATGGGTCCTGGGATTTTTGGTATAGAAGCAGCTTCCCAAGCTTATTTTAAAAAACCAGCTATACACATGAGCAGGCAGGAAGCTGCCATGGTGATAGCCTGTTTACCAAGCCCTAAGAGATATACAGTAGTTCCTATGAGCAGGTGGGTTAGCTGGCGCTATCCGCGTGTACTACAACAGATGCGGAATATAGAAGTAGATCCTGATGTGCAGAAGCTAGTACACTCAGGTAAGGCTGCTAAGAAATAA
- a CDS encoding LysE family translocator — protein MIAALLKGLALGLMLSISVGPVIFSILKQSINNGLKGGFAFIIGVSASDITLVIASNLFTELFGSLLDYKLAIGLGGSALLIALGIYVTFFKKIAVNESGMQVIQISTHDYIKIFLAGYFMNTLNPSVIGFWLLTSTSLLVQSFNYRLVVYATCLVVVAAFDIAKVLLAGRIRQKLTPHNIHIINRISGLILIGFGVALTWGILAYGDRIE, from the coding sequence ATGATTGCTGCACTACTAAAGGGATTGGCCTTAGGGTTAATGCTGAGTATTTCAGTTGGTCCTGTAATTTTTTCTATTCTCAAGCAAAGCATCAACAACGGGTTGAAAGGTGGTTTTGCATTTATCATAGGAGTTTCGGCCAGCGATATAACATTGGTGATAGCCAGTAACCTATTTACCGAACTATTTGGTAGCCTGCTTGATTACAAATTAGCTATAGGATTGGGAGGAAGTGCACTGCTGATTGCTCTTGGCATTTATGTTACTTTCTTTAAAAAAATAGCTGTGAACGAAAGCGGCATGCAGGTGATCCAGATCAGCACGCACGATTACATCAAGATCTTTTTGGCGGGTTATTTTATGAACACACTAAACCCCAGTGTTATCGGATTTTGGCTGCTTACCTCCACCTCATTGTTGGTTCAATCTTTTAACTACCGCTTGGTAGTATATGCAACTTGCCTGGTAGTAGTGGCTGCTTTCGATATAGCTAAGGTGTTGCTTGCCGGCCGCATCAGGCAAAAACTTACACCTCATAATATCCATATCATCAACCGCATTAGCGGGTTGATCTTAATTGGTTTTGGCGTTGCTCTTACATGGGGCATACTGGCATATGGAGATAGAATAGAATAA
- a CDS encoding GH3 family domain-containing protein, with protein sequence MAIFDIKLPSSIAKVLRLREKNIQKQQQKVLKKLLRKARFTEFGQKYQFDEILMSKQPGKLFQQLVPVYDYNKIYKEWWYKTLENKPNICWPGKIKYYALSSGTSEAASKYIPVTNDLLRGNKMVMIKQLFTLRYYQDLPVKSIGKGWLTIGGSTDLQKKEGYYAGDLSGITQKKAPFWFQPFYKPGKRIAKTKDWDKKIDEIVEKAPDWDIGFIVGVPAWIQLLVEKVIQRYNLKTIHDIWPNLAFFVHGGVAFEPYKKGFEKLLAKPLIYIETYLASEGFIAYQDRQYAKGMRLVTSVHIFHEFIPFDEKNFDADGNVVENPEVLMLHQVEEGKDYALLLSTPAGTWRYLIGDTVRFTDKERAEIIITGRTKHFLSLVGEHLSVDNMNRAVQLVSEELNVSIPEFTVAGVPHGNFFAHHWYVATNDNVDKELLRVKIDEKLKELNDDYAVERTSALKEVFLDVLTEDDFMEFMRLKGKVGGQHKFPRVLKGRMLEDWQKFLKGELVINK encoded by the coding sequence ATGGCCATTTTTGATATCAAATTACCATCCTCTATTGCCAAAGTATTACGGCTCCGCGAAAAGAATATACAGAAGCAGCAACAGAAGGTGTTGAAGAAGCTGTTGCGAAAGGCCCGTTTTACGGAGTTTGGCCAGAAGTACCAGTTTGACGAGATATTAATGAGTAAGCAGCCGGGAAAGCTTTTTCAGCAACTGGTCCCCGTATATGATTACAACAAGATATACAAGGAGTGGTGGTACAAGACCCTGGAAAATAAACCCAACATCTGCTGGCCTGGTAAAATAAAATATTACGCGCTTAGTAGTGGCACCAGTGAAGCAGCCAGTAAATATATTCCCGTTACCAACGATTTGCTGCGAGGCAATAAGATGGTAATGATCAAGCAGCTTTTTACGCTGCGGTATTACCAGGATCTTCCTGTAAAATCCATCGGAAAAGGTTGGCTTACCATTGGCGGTAGCACCGATCTTCAAAAGAAGGAAGGCTACTACGCCGGCGACCTCAGTGGTATTACACAAAAAAAAGCGCCGTTCTGGTTTCAGCCATTTTACAAACCAGGGAAACGAATAGCCAAAACAAAAGATTGGGATAAGAAGATTGATGAGATAGTAGAAAAAGCTCCTGATTGGGATATTGGTTTTATAGTAGGTGTACCTGCATGGATACAACTATTGGTGGAGAAGGTGATACAGCGGTATAACCTGAAGACCATTCACGACATCTGGCCTAACCTGGCATTTTTTGTACATGGCGGTGTGGCGTTTGAGCCTTATAAAAAAGGTTTTGAAAAACTACTGGCCAAGCCACTCATTTACATAGAAACTTATTTAGCCAGCGAAGGTTTTATTGCTTACCAGGACAGGCAATATGCTAAAGGCATGAGGCTGGTTACCTCTGTTCACATCTTCCACGAGTTTATTCCTTTTGATGAAAAGAACTTTGATGCAGATGGCAACGTGGTAGAAAATCCTGAAGTGCTGATGCTGCACCAGGTGGAGGAAGGAAAAGATTATGCTTTGCTACTTTCTACACCGGCAGGTACGTGGCGCTACCTTATAGGCGATACTGTACGTTTTACTGATAAAGAACGAGCCGAGATCATTATCACAGGCCGCACCAAGCACTTCCTTAGCCTGGTAGGCGAACACCTGAGTGTAGATAATATGAACCGTGCTGTTCAATTGGTGAGCGAAGAGCTGAATGTAAGCATACCTGAATTTACTGTGGCTGGTGTACCGCATGGTAATTTCTTTGCGCATCACTGGTATGTAGCTACCAACGATAATGTAGATAAAGAACTGTTGCGCGTAAAAATAGATGAGAAGCTAAAAGAGCTGAACGACGATTATGCTGTAGAAAGAACAAGTGCATTAAAGGAAGTTTTTCTTGATGTACTTACCGAGGATGACTTCATGGAATTTATGAGGCTGAAAGGTAAAGTGGGAGGCCAGCATAAATTTCCACGTGTACTGAAGGGCAGGATGCTGGAAGATTGGCAGAAGTTTCTGAAAGGTGAGCTGGTAATAAATAAGTAA